The proteins below are encoded in one region of Belonocnema kinseyi isolate 2016_QV_RU_SX_M_011 chromosome 3, B_treatae_v1, whole genome shotgun sequence:
- the LOC117170392 gene encoding uncharacterized protein LOC117170392 → MPRKAGQKKARNPQKSKKNKRGKGQQYILSARAQAVLKTILEDVMEETLEDAKRIAEKAGKGRVSLEEVEKALKKLYSRYCSQSPQSQEDLSKINRKSK, encoded by the exons ATGCCGCGAAAAGCAGGCCAGAAGAAAGCGCGAAATCcgcaaaagtctaaaaaaaataaacgtgGCAAAG GCCAACAATATATTTTATCAGCAAGGGCACAAGCGGTGTTAAAAACCATTTTAGAAGACGTGATGGAAGAAACTCTTGAGGATGCGAAAAGAATAGCCGAGAAAGCAGGCAAAGGAAGAGTCTCTTTGGAGGAAGTGGAAAAAGCTCTCAAAAAGCTTTATAGTCGTTATTGCTCTCAATCTCCTCAATCGCAGGAAGATCTCTCAAAAATCAACCGTAAaagtaaataa